The Thunnus maccoyii chromosome 15, fThuMac1.1, whole genome shotgun sequence DNA segment GCTCCGCAAACTCCCGGACATATTCCAGGTAAGCCCAGACTAATAATTAATCAGGTTTGCAGGTACATGGCTGAATAAGTATATGTATGCTGATACAGAAATAAGCTAAATAAATGTCCCTTTGAAGTCAGATAAGAAACGCCACACATGCGATAAGGACAACAATACTCGGAGTCTGATCAAAGATGTGATTGGATACTTATTTATCTTTGACATGtacctttttaaattttgaccttGGCATTTCACTTGGAGGGTCAGGAAGTTAAATTCAAGGCTGTTTCCTTTGTCCCTGTTAACCTTCACGCCTTAAAAAAATGCACCTGCTACATCACGATCACAGCTGTAGCTCACTGTGTGCACCTGCATTTTTTGTCCTCCATGGCCTCCCAGTTATCTTGGAATTTCAGAAATATCCTGGGAATGTGAGACAAGGAACAAAAGAGAATTTGATGTAATAAATTCTCAGGGGACGACAGGTAATATCATGCAAATGGGTCACTTTATGGGAGCGTCTGTTCaccttcttgtttttcttcacaaTAAGCCCTACCTGTAGTGGAAAACAGACTACTTGTCCCTTATTTCAGAGCAAATTATAATTAACAAACCAGGAAAAGATAAGATGTCAAGTACAGAAACTAAGATCTTAAGTTCAGCCCTTCAACATTATTTTTCACTTCCTAGATTTAACAATTTTGAATATAAATAGTATTAGTGAGCTCATATATTACCTGTGGAGATTTTTGAAGAGGAAAggtttaaaacttttctttgtacttgtgtgtttttgtgcgttttcttctctgccttttgtAAAGCATGTGTCTTTAAGGTTTATGAAAAATGCTACATTAAATAGAATATATCCTTGTTAAGTTTTGTATTATTCAGTTTGTTAAGTGATGAACTTTGGGAGGAAAACATGCTCTCACTATGCTCTCTCACTATTACAGCACACTGCTGATGTTCAGTTATTGGAAGAATCCTTTCTTGAaccatttttctctgttcagGTCTACGACAGGTTGTTGATCACCTCCTGGGGTCACGACCCCGGAGTTGTCCCTACGTCCAACGTGCTGACTATGCTCAATGATGCCCTCACACACTCTGCTGTTCTCATCCAGGTAAACAGCCACAtgagcttcattttttttttttttttctatgaggGGCATCAGCTCATCTCAGAGTGAAGATTGCATCATCTAATGTTCTGTATTTTCAATAATCACAGAATAAACTATCAAGTCTCACTGCGGATATTAATTATACTTTACGTTTGTAACTCGCAGGGTCATGGTATGCATGGCCATGGAGAAACAGTTCACATCCCTTTCccttttgatgaggaggatctGAAGGGAGGTAAGTTGTTGTATGCTGATATGTTATGCTGTTACATTTGTTCATGATATGTCAACCCTGTAATAAAGAATAAATCAGTCAAACGAATGGATTCAGTCCAAGTCTTGAACTAAACTATAGTTATTTGCAAATCATTATGAAAATGCTCTTTTACTTACATGAAAACTGAACATGTCTGTGTAATTTGCACAGAATGAGAAGTGGCGGTAAATAAAAGGGAGagatgtatttaatttaaaatagaataaacagAGATTAAGCTTCAATCAGAATAGTATTTGATCAGGTACCATACTTAAAAAAACCCTAAAAGCATAAAAACCTCAGATTCTCCCTTCCTGACTTTGCAGTCAGAGAGTGTTTAGCAACGATTCACAGGTACAGGTCACGCTTTCCTTGTGTAAAGAGCAGGATTAACAGgtaatattgtaattttacaCCAGTAATATCAATATTAGTATATTCACAGTGCCGTGATGTGTGTAATAATTAACAGTACTTCCGCCAAGCTGCGCTCCTTTCTTTGGTGccttttaaaatattcagtttagcTTCAAGGTTTTAACTCAACAAACATTATGAAAAGGATTTGAATCCTCTGAAGCCTTTTCCTTCTGAATCTGTGTGTCAggcttaaagggaaacttcaatatttttcaaCCTGAATCCTATTTTCCAATCTAtctgtgtctaagtgactaatggggacaacagtttttgaaatcggtccagtattgagtgagagcgcTGCAGCCAGCAGACGGGAAAGGGGCAGTAATGTAATCCGACGGGGCAATTACGCACCGTCAGTGTACGcccactaaaagtgcttgttactgccactgacaggctcagattgttattataagtgtctgacaacataaTGGAAATAACcgtacagagaaataaaatgtttttctttacctttcgcttgatccggtctgtttgttattgagtCTAATCAAGTcttgctcaaggagaagtctaGTTCGAAAATCCCAtcggattacattgcagcctgtttccCGTCTGCTGGCTGCAGCGCTCTCACTCAttactggaccaatttcagtTGTgcccattagtcacttagacacaaaaagatgggaaaatagggtccgGGTTGAAAAAGACCGAAGTTTCTCTTTTAACAGTAAAACTAAAGTCCCATCCTCCTATCACGCTTGCTTTCAGAGTATTACATCATCTAGAGAAACAGACTTCACATGAACCTTGTGCAGTTATATCAATAGGATTATCTGTGGTTTCCTGTTCATCACTGTGAGTGCTTTGGACTGTCTGGCTTCattcccattctctctctctctctcctacctGTGCAGAGTTTTCCTACTCCaacatgtgtgtgcacaaggCACTGAAGAAGCTGAAGGAACAGGTAGATCTGGAGCACCAGTGCGGCTACATCACCATGCTCAACTCCAACAACAGGCACCGTCGCCGGGCCAGCGACAGCACCGAGTGCAGAGGTAACGCGAAAAGCTTTTGACCATACGTATGTCTCAGTGTGCAACGCTGATGTACGCGTGCACATTTGAGAGACAAGACGTATAGTTGAATTAGTAGCCTGGCAATTGGCACTGATGTTGCAAATTAGATAAAGATTGCTCACAGTCTAGTTTAATTATGCTGTTTGTCTGCATAATTGTATCCCTTATTGTGATAGCCTTTGCTAATAGACGCGGATCGAACATTCTTAGCCTTTACCTCGAGATTTCCTCATAGGATCTTGCTGATGTGATCAGTCACACTTTTTGTTAAACATTTATTCACATAAAagtgcagttttattttattgtaagaAATAGCAAAAtggaaattatttaaaaagtcGTGCTTTTAATGAAGCTTCTTTACTGAAAGTCGTTCAAGCTGTAATGTAACTGTGATCAGTTTCCCACAAACAACCTTTCAGTGGCTTAATGCTGATGGAGATTTGTCGTTCTTCTTCAAGGAGACACCCATCTAGGTGGAGGCCTGGACACCAATGGCAGCACCGAGTCCTTTGAGCTTGTGACGGAAGAGAACAACGGAGAGAGCaaaggaaagacagacagtAGGTCTCCCTTTTTGGTTGATTTGTCTCGTCTTTTTTTAGAATATCTTTACTTAGTCAGACGTTTGAGAGTTGGAAGAGTCGGCATAGAGGCGGGTTAAGTGTGCCAAAGGTCCCATGTCACATTCGCTCCCTTTAAAATCCTTTTCTTTCAGCTCTTTCATCCGAAGATGAGTGGGTCCCTCTTGAACTGTGCTTCGGCATGCCCCTCTTCAGCTCCGAGCTCAACCGCAAAGTGTGTCGAAAGATCGCCTCGCACAAACTGTGCAGCAAcgagaggtaaaaaaaaaaaaaggaaaccacCCAGAATTCACTTTGGTTCAAAACACTGAGAAGTGTAAAGATGTGTGTCGCAGCAGATCCAGACTTAAGCTTTTATGTCTTTTCAGCCTTCAAGAGCTACTTCACTCAAGCCGAAAGCTATCGCTGAAGGTGTTGAGCTTCGTTCAGTCATTCCAGGTAAAAACACTTGTCTGGATTTTCAGGTTGCCACTTGAGAATAGttgcagaaaagaaaaggaataaCAATGGTCAGGGAAACTATCAGTAGTCAGGAATTTAATTTAGAGATTTAATCAACTTTAATCAACTTTCAGTGATCGTGACTGCTCTTGGTAGCCACATCATTAAACCTTTTATTTTCAATGATCGTGGTTTAAATGATATTCTTGCACCAATTGGTTAGTTATTATTTTGTAGGCACCTTAATGAATTCAAACTTATATACTGTGATCATGTGATGACCCAAAGCCAGTTTAAGAATTGACTTCTCATTGTAGATAAATACAGCAACTgaagtgttttaatttattttattgaaagacaaaacattaacatatcAAACAAAGTAGTGTGTACAAGTATGTAGTGTGTGTTCTGAAAAGTCACGAGAAAGGCAAAAAAGACTTgggagacaaacaaaaacaaaacaaaaatgcgAGACAGTTATCATAGCTAATCTGAGAGAGATCTGCATTGAGataaaaaattcagttttttttttttttcctgcatatTTTTGTCAGTACCTGAGTACAGACAgactgtttgaatgtgtgtaagGGTGAAGAGATGGAAACAGCAAGATAATGTGAAGCAGAAAGTaagatggaagagaaaaaatacagtaagGGGAAGGTTAAACacatagttttagttttaaacaTCCTGTCACAGACCTGCTGATTTACTGTAGTTGAACTGAAACTAATCATCATGATcctgtatatttatatacacatttcCAGCAACATGATTCAGTGTTTGGGGGGGCTGGACATTTTATAAAGACTCCACATGCCGGCTCTAAATCAGAAAGGAACAATTCTGCTTAACcttttcctacttttttttgTCCTGGAGAAATGTACCCTTGTCCCACATATCATCTGTTCTGCCTGGTGTTCTGATCCGCGACCTTTGCTCTGTGTTGGCAGGACGGCAGCCAGCCCTCCGACCTGGACAGCGGCGTGTCGAACCCTCTCAGTCAGCCCCCGGCAGAGTCCGGCGTCCCCCTGCCCGCCCTCAATCTCCTCTTCAAGGACGGACAGCTGAAGGAGTGGAGCGGGCGGGCCCCTCCTCCTCTGGACATCTCAGCCCTGCAGAAGGACCAACCCACATAAATCACTTCCCGAAACTTCCAGATTTGATCACGAAGAAAAAGGCTCATCAAAATCTCATTGAAAAAGGACCACCGTTTCTCTCACAGTGTCACTGAGGAAATTCTTATTTGAGGTCCAACCGTGCATCTTCACATCTGATCACGAGGAAATGCCCTCATTCATAAGCCCCTGTCTGTCAATATCCAATCACAGGAAAATTATCGCCACAAAGCAGTTTATCTACAGTATGAGGGATCATCCTTCTGACAGTTTTGCCAACACTAGTACCGACTCCCCTCGCTGTTCCCCTCTTTGATTCCTGGTATTTGTATCAAGGCAGTGTTATCTGTTGGAGTGGTGCTATTATCACAGTATATAACGGTGATGCAGGTAAACAGCATATAACCAGGATAAACATATAACTGGAAACACTAGCGCTGTTCTCCACTGACTAGACCCCCTCTTACCCTTCAAATCAATGGATGTTTTTGTGATCCCTGAGAGTGGAGTGTGAAGTGGTTAATATTGTATAGATGTTATAAAAATGACCCGCAAAATAAACGATCAAGTGTTGAACAGACTTCTTCAGAAATCATTTGACATACGCATATTCTAGGACCAAGTCTTTGGACTTATCCGGTCACATCGGAGTTCAAATACAGACCCTGCTGCCTCCCTGTGTTGTCTCATGTTAAGTGATCTGATGCATGATACCGTTGCACAACATTTAGAAATACTTTTCCTCTTTACTTGTAATCGAtatcggggggggggggcatttaTTATTTGCACTGTGCAGGATTTCCTGTGGTTGAAGTAATGTCATgtaattttttctttctttaaaaacattttggatCCCTTGTAGTACGCACATTATTTTCAAGCTCACGTTCACCACGAGGAAGTCTTTCCTCTTGGAAAATTAGAAATTGACAGGGCATCAGAGAAACTGctggtttatttttgttttttttgcaaaacattCTTTCTCAGTACAAGAGAGCACCAAAGACCATTTTTTTCCTGTATAATAACTTTTTCAAAAACTTCTGTTttactgtcttttattttattttgctgccttATTActatcagccaatcagaaaccaCCAGGTCTTTGAATCAAATCTTTGGATTtgatttgcttttgtttaatatttttgcttttctagtctttttttttttttagattttacaaATGATTTATGTGCATTTGATTGCGTGTATATAACCATTGAAATCAACAACATTGGGGCACAAACTATCACTTATCACCCCTCTCAAGAATTAAACAAGAATACAGAACCCTAATAGAGTAGATCGGGAACAgtcaggtctgtgtgtgtgacccgGGCCTGTTGCCCGCCAGTATCTCTCTCTGGATCCACTCCAGTTCAGTGCACTCTTGGCCGGCCCACCACACTCTCCAAGGGATTCTGTTTACAccatgttttgaaaaatgggGTTTGTAGTCTAGAGAGGAGAAGGCATCTTCGCTATAAAGGCTTTCACAGACCCATGGGATGGAAATGCTAATGCTTCGCCCAGCGTCTCAGAGAGATGCGATGGCCCAAAAAGTGTCTGAAGTCTGTCATGAATTTTTAGTGTGGCTCCAAGAATATAGAGTACGTTTTATTGCATTTAGAATGGCAACCCATTTAGTtgagtttcttttctttttttttatttttattttttgaaggAATCTGCCTTCTGCAGTTTTTGACCCACTTGTGGTTGTTGTTTCTAATAATGTGATGCtgatttaggaaaaaaaaaaaagttaaaaactaaCATGAGGTCCCGTTGAAGCATGATGACTGTGTAGAAActgttgtgtgtatgttgtgtatgcgtgtgtattGTACACCTCACTCTTGGTGTGTTTCCATACATGCCTACCTTTCACAGTAGAGTCCCCTTAATCCCGCCTGTCTGTTATCTATACTGTAGTTGCAGTACTTGGTCATCCCAGATATCCTCCCATCCTCCCCCGGGGTATATGACCACCAcggtgtttaaaaaaaattgctaGTTTTATATGTCAGCCTCTATTTTAGGAAATCTTTGTTGTAGTTCGTTTAATGGGACTGTGAATATCATTGACTGAGTTAATCATGATGCTCTTGTAATTaaatgggttaaaaaaaagaagaaagtgaCATTCCTTCAACACGCctttcctccatcctccctccattCTGCTCCAGATACATGTtattattacaaataaatatgtaaaaagtatatgaaaatataaataaatatgtaataagAACAAACTCTTTTTCCTCCCTGAAAATGTCTTCcggtgtctttttttttttgttactcaTCTACACTTTGAGGTTCTGTGTCACTAATTCCAGCCCCCACTGGCTCTGAATTGTCGCCAATCACATTACACGACATTAGGCTGCTCTCGGTAGATGTTTTCCAAGCCAGGTGGAGCAGATGGCGTGCAAAACACAGCGGACCGGATGCTTTGTCCATCTGCTTCAACGATACACTTGTTCACCTATCCTTGTAGATTTAAACGGACACTGAGTGTAAAAGTGCAACGTCTGACTCGTGAATATGAAGCCTTTAAAAAGCTATGAAAAACCCACATATTTGGGAGGAACATTAAGGTGTCTGCGGCAGGCTGTGCCCCCACCGGACAGGTGGAGCCCTGCCTAATTGCCTATGTCTCCCAGGCCTCCCTGCTCCAGTAATTTCCCAGCACCACAAATTACAGTGTGTCACGGGGGGGCACCAGGGGCGTAAACTGGGTCATGCCACCCGAGGATAAGAAGCTCCAAGAAGAGGCCAAATGGGCTGTATGTCACCACTCTAACAGTTCATTTCTCTCCTAACACCCTCAGCTTGCGCTGATAGGAAACCTCATGCTTGGGAATAGGTGTAATACATCTGCTGAATTCATTCTGcagatttgttatttttgactCCTGTCATATGCCGGCGACTGGCGCTGCTGCAACGCTTCAGGCTGAAATAGGAGAAAAGCAGGGAATGGGAGACTGACAGTATGTGCATAAACTGATGAAAGGTTAGTGAAGGTGATGGTGAAATTATACTGCCCTCTTGCACACTGCATTCTGCTGCTTTCTCATTAGCTACCTCATTTCAAGTGAAACTGGAAATACAATGTTTCAGATGATCTTTTGAATCATGTATCATTATTTGTACCGTTCATGATGCTACAGCTTATCTCTGTTGGCGTTGGCTGTTGTTGATGCCCACATTTGTATCAAGCCTCCTACTCCAAGAGACCTCACAGTCTATCTGAGAAATCGTTTGGCTTTGACAAGAGTGgtaagtaactaagtacatttacctAAATACTgaacttaaatacaattttaagatACTTGTAGTTCACTTGAGTATAtccattttatgctgctttatacttctactccactatgtTTCAGGAgtaaatattgcactttttactctactacatttatttgacagctaaaGTTACttttaagattaagattttacattaaaaacacatgatcagCTTATGAAATacagcacatttttaaagattaaaccagtggttctcaacaaTTTTGGCTCATGACCGCTAACAACAAAAGCAGAGTCTAGTCTTGGGTTGTTGTTCCACCAGAGAGAGATCTCagatggtttaaaaaaaacgctcaaggcccaaagaggtaaaactattcaatattttacaacaaatggctaagattagagaaaagtccaaagaatgaatacagacatttttttcttcttttctagGAAGTTGAATGAAGGACTTTTACTcataacagagtatttttacattgctgtattcgTACTTTTACATAGGCTAAGTAAAGGAcctaaatacttcttccacctttGGACACTGGTGACCCTCTTTGACCTGGAAACCTGCATGAAGAAATTTGATTAGGACCATGTGACCCAGGTTGAATCTTACTAACCACGGAAAACATTCAATCTGGATTACGCTGGGCTAAAAATCACACAGTGTGATCCTGTACAGCTCTAAGAAAGCTCAGTCTCTTAATTAACCCGATAGTCTTAAGGAGTGCTGCCCGCAGGCCTCCTCATTAATCTGCTTATTCCACTGTGGTCACTGAGGCCTTTCTGCCTGTTTGAACCAGATGAACGGATAAGAAAGAAAGTGTTATTTCTGTTGAGACACGTCCTCTATCATATATCCTGTGCCAGATGACTTTGCAGTTGTAATCTGTCCCTCCAGTGGGTCCCCAGCTCTGCACATGGGGTCAAACTCAGGTCTATCCGCCCTGGTCACttccctgtctctgtctgtctctcttcttcacTGAGTTGAACATACTGTCTCCCTTTACAGCCTGTCAAACATGCTCAAACCCCTCAGCACCTCTCCTAGTCTCTCACTCACCCAAACCCCTTCCAGGACAGGTGTTTTCACACAGAGGCTGCTGCAGTTTGTGCCATTTTTGGGGCATACTGAGCACATTCACCTTGCCTGTGGGATTCAGTGGTGAGAAAATAGCCTATAACTGAGAACGAGTCTAGGCAGGCCACAAGCCACTACAAACGTAATGGAGGCATTATGGTCCCACcaggagatggagagggagCAAATGACTGTGCAGCTCCAGTTCATTCAAGGACAGACAGGTGGTCAAAACAATAACATCTCTCTCCGTCCTCCTCAATGAGTAGATTTGTAATAAGAACATATTCAGCTATAAACCCACAGAGCAGGAAGTTTGTCCactctgcatttttttccatcCAGTGAGTTTATGATgatataaaatcaaaataacaaactaaatacaataaaataaaaatgactggataaataaattgatgaataaaatagaaaatagtcAACAAAATAGAGATAACCAAGtatgatcaaataaaaataacttaagaatgaattaaataaaatgaaaataatcaacaacataaaatagaataaaatgaataaattaataaaataaaaatagataaaataataacaaatttattaaaaaacaaacaaataaaatataacaaaacataattaactaaataaatgacaaaaaaataaaccctaactaactaactaaataactgactgactgactgattgactgactgactgactgactgactgattgactgactgactgactgactgattgaccGACCGACCAAccgattgactgactgactgactgtctgactgattgactgactgattgaccGACCGACCGAccgattgactgactgactgactgaccgaccgaccgaccgaccgattgactgactgactgactgattgaccGACCGAccgattgactgactgactgactgtctgactgattGACCGACCGACCGACCAACCGAccgattgactgactgactgactgactgactgattgactgactgactgactgactgactaactgactgattgactgactgactgactgactgactgactgactgattgactgactgactgactgactgactgactgactgactgattgactgactgactgactgactgactgattgactgactgactgactgactgactgactgactaactgactgattgactgactgactgactgactgactgactgactgattgactgactgactgactgactgactgactgactgattgactgactgactgactgactgactgactgactgattgactaACTGACTGACCGACTGACTAactacatacataaataaatgaaacatatataattcaataaaataactaatatacatatattttttaatcctTAAGAAGTATAATTCTGCAGACCTTTAGGCTACCAGAATATTTGAGCATTCAGTTACATAAATTCACTACAAGCTTTAGTAAAATGTATATATcaatttataaatatttttcagttcattcaaataaaaaactgtATGATTAATACTGTTAAGATAAaggtcatttttatttataggcTATGACCCAATATCATTACAacataatattatattacagtCTGAACAACATACATTAGACCCTGAGCTCGAATAACAGACAAACTTTTAATGGGGAAGCGTTAACAATATTCAGGCATGAAGTTTTCTTTCATCAGACATGAGGAGGACATTAAAGGTGCGGCGGTGAGTGAATATCACGCACACTTCCGCTTTAAAAGCGGAGCCGTGTGTAGTCGGAGAGTCGCTGAAGCGATGCGGAGCCACAGATCAGCCTTCAGTTCACTGCCATTCGGATCTCACGCCGTCAGTTCAGTGGACTAATTCACAGACGAACATATCAGCAGCTCTATGAGCGAAAATTTGGATTTtaactcattttgtttttcatgtgtgacAGCCGGCGGACGGAACTTTACGCAGGAAACAGAAAGTGAGCCTGCGAGGCTGCACCTGAGGGATATTTCTACTGGCTGAATTTGAAACCGTATTCTCCTCCCAACTCCACTTGTTGATGGGGCGCAAACAGGCTGCTCAGCAATCATACCGCGGAGATATTCCTATGCGTAATTTGGATAAAACCCCTGTCCGACGTTCAGGGAGAAGGAAGTTTGAACCTGTGAGGTTTTGTGGCAGATGGTGGTGATGTTTGGCGACCGGTAACAGTTCACGGCATCAGATCGTATTACGCAGGCTGCCACCAGGTGAGCAGCGGCATGGGGAACCAGATGGACAAGCTGTCACATTTAAGTTACGCAGAAGTTCCCACAGTGGACCCGAACGGCGTGGACACAGAGGAAGGTCCGCGGATCGGCGTTTCTTACATATTTTCTAACGACGACGACGAGCTGGAGGATGGCTGCGCGGTCGATGGCACAGCAAAGGACCCGAATCAGGAAGAGAAACAATACGACCAGCGCGACGAGGTGGAGTGCGCCGTCTACAACAGAGACGAATGCATTTACGAGAAGAGCGCCAAATCCGCCAGTCTGGAGGTTTACTCTCCAGAGAATCTGCTGAACAAATGCAAAGCAGGCGACTTGGTGGAGTTCGTGGCCACCGGTCAGTACCCGCACTGGGCTGTGTACGTGGGCGACTTCCAGGTGGTGCACCTGCACAGAGCCGAggtgaaaaacagctttttgaCAGACGCAAGTCAGGGGAGGAGGTGTAGGATTGTGAACGACTTGTACAAATTTAAAGCTCTGGGTCCGGACATGGTGGTGCAGAACGCGATGGAGCAAGTGGGCTTAAAGGACCGAGAGTTGAGCTGGAGGAATTCCGAGTGCTTTGCAGCCTGGTGCAGGTTCGGCAAGAGGGAGTTCAAAATGGGTGGGGAGATACGGATAGGCAAACAGCCTTACAGGTTGAAAATATTCATGTCCGACAAGCACTCACACGTGCTGGAGTTTCAGAGTTTGGAGGACATGGtcatggagaagaggagaaacgaTCATCTGGGCAGGACAGCCGTGTTGCAGGAGCTGGCCACTCATTTCAGCAGCGTGGAGGAGATAAAAA contains these protein-coding regions:
- the lratd2a gene encoding protein LRATD2a, which codes for MGNQMDKLSHLSYAEVPTVDPNGVDTEEGPRIGVSYIFSNDDDELEDGCAVDGTAKDPNQEEKQYDQRDEVECAVYNRDECIYEKSAKSASLEVYSPENLLNKCKAGDLVEFVATGQYPHWAVYVGDFQVVHLHRAEVKNSFLTDASQGRRCRIVNDLYKFKALGPDMVVQNAMEQVGLKDRELSWRNSECFAAWCRFGKREFKMGGEIRIGKQPYRLKIFMSDKHSHVLEFQSLEDMVMEKRRNDHLGRTAVLQELATHFSSVEEIKSEPADAD